From the Halomonas meridiana genome, one window contains:
- a CDS encoding S24 family peptidase — MSSSVDVEKMLARLREAIQNAGYETLADASRAIGDATPQGLRDVVTGRKRASVEFMMRLSAAGVDITYVMGGNDVAIPAQEQTPIKMYDIEAAAGAGRSFEGEPVKTILHFPSSELAEHGLDPAQVVGIKVRGDSMDGTLADGDWVLVDRSNRDPKQEGVFLLLVSGERRIKRVQRLAGGALYLISDNEHYQPEMIKPQDMHDVEILGRCEIRIGRVV, encoded by the coding sequence ATGTCGTCAAGCGTAGATGTGGAAAAAATGCTGGCTCGACTGCGTGAAGCTATTCAAAACGCGGGTTACGAGACACTGGCTGATGCCTCGCGGGCTATTGGCGACGCGACCCCGCAAGGGCTGCGCGATGTAGTGACGGGGCGTAAAAGAGCATCTGTGGAATTTATGATGCGCCTGAGTGCTGCGGGTGTAGATATTACATACGTGATGGGTGGTAACGACGTTGCTATACCCGCTCAGGAGCAAACACCGATCAAGATGTACGACATTGAAGCCGCAGCGGGCGCTGGACGCAGCTTTGAAGGCGAACCAGTAAAAACCATCCTGCACTTTCCGAGCAGTGAGCTGGCCGAGCACGGACTAGACCCGGCTCAAGTGGTGGGCATCAAAGTCCGTGGCGATTCGATGGACGGCACCCTGGCCGATGGTGACTGGGTGCTGGTGGATCGGAGTAACCGCGACCCTAAGCAGGAAGGGGTTTTTCTGCTGCTGGTGAGTGGGGAGCGGCGGATTAAGCGGGTGCAGCGCTTGGCGGGCGGGGCGCTGTATTTGATTAGCGATAACGAGCACTACCAGCCGGAAATGATCAAACCGCAGGATATGCACGATGTGGAGATCCTTGGGCGGTGTGAGATTCGGATTGGGCGAGTTGTTTGA
- a CDS encoding ogr/Delta-like zinc finger family protein: MAEDAEVAMHEVSRLRVDCPHCGSHMKVRTSKTHLPDYRELYLNCTSEFACGFRCKASLGIIETIVPSYRPNPDVNIKFGAWLKRQIRLEAEGQMRLGFESPPKKGASA; encoded by the coding sequence GTGGCTGAAGACGCTGAAGTCGCCATGCACGAGGTCAGTCGGCTAAGGGTCGACTGCCCTCACTGCGGTAGCCACATGAAGGTGCGAACTTCGAAGACGCATCTACCCGACTACCGCGAACTGTACCTGAACTGCACCAGTGAGTTTGCGTGTGGGTTCCGCTGTAAAGCGAGCCTGGGAATCATCGAAACCATCGTGCCCAGCTACCGCCCGAACCCAGACGTGAACATCAAATTTGGTGCGTGGTTGAAACGGCAAATTCGCCTAGAGGCCGAGGGCCAGATGCGTCTGGGTTTTGAATCGCCACCGAAGAAAGGAGCCTCAGCATGA